The Misgurnus anguillicaudatus chromosome 23, ASM2758022v2, whole genome shotgun sequence sequence AGACTGAAAGTAGctcagtgatgatgtcatagctgagaataaaccaatcagcatcaaggactgaaactatctattttatcatttacactGTGACAAGTGAAAAGTGAGATCAACTTAAAGCTGCAGTCGGCAAGATTTTTTTGATCATATtcatattcataaaaaaaaaacacgcttCTACCTCCACCTAGAGCCTGTTATTTGGTTGGCAAAAATCCACAGCTCTTGATTCATCTGGTCCAATCAGTgcagggctgtgtaaaatctgcctgtcaatcacgGTTCCTGCACACGACCACAGATCCCCCCTCCCCCCTTGCATGTGTTAcattaggcttgtttgacttcatgaagcgccacaagaaccgacagccggatgacgcaAAAGTACCACGAAAATGATTAGAGAAATCATACAGtctaatttcgtctcgctctcgcggtactttgacgtcatctggctgtcggttcttgtggcgctGCTTGAAGTTGAACAAGTCTAATATCACATGAATATGCCTGAAGTTCACAGGTGTGTTGGATTGAACGCAGCATGATGGCGGAGAGAACATTCACTAACAAACTTCCGATTCCTTGGCTAACAACCAGAGCTAGGAGAACAaccaattaaaagaaaacaaccaAGGAAAAGAAGGAAATTAAGATAGACAGCGACCGTGCCAGAaataaaactaggatcaatatcggaccAGCATTTGAAGGGTGAAGGGATCTATGAGCTTTTAAAGGGttcaagctggatgcagagcttgccaTATTTCTTCTTgacaggtaattgtgctttataaaccatttattgtatttctgagtgttatgtaagtaatctaagTATGCTTAAACACGCACTGATGAGGACGAGCTCGATATGAGGTTGCTCGGTGGTAGTGTGGAAGGGGCATAAAAATTGAAAACATTCAAAATCATCTCAATCCTCCAGAGTTTCCGACTGTAGCTTTAAAGAGTTACTTCAGTTGGTAACTAAAACTACTTAAAATTTCACTTGAATTTCACAATAAGAAACAACTTAATGTTTTAGGTATTACCAACagaagttattttttaaaaagatccAACAggtaactttttacagtgtaacagtaAAGTCAGATGTATTGTCACCGGGTGACTATacttgggcggaaccaaaagtggcggagaaaggttccgcctggagatggtttccgcccgggcCCGATTCTTAATCAGTTTTGCTTCCTGGTTTCCCTGCCAACGCTGATTACAAGGGAATGAGCAGCAGGTGTGGCAAATTAAATGGAGCAACCTGTGATTGGAGGTGAGGGTGAAGGCAAGCCACATAAAAAGGGCCAAGGAAGCACAAAGAGGGGTTGTTTTCGGGTGGGAGTCCCTTTATGCCTTAGGCAACGCAACCACACGCCCCGTCCCTGGAGGAGCCGAAAGGACGCCGTTGACCCGCGATTCACTTATGGTGTAAGGGAAGAGTGCGGCTGCCAGAAGAGGCGAAAAGGACGGGGCTGTggaattaaagggacactacaccgGGTGCTGGTGGTATACTTTGTGtacgctgtgttgctgctttgcagacggaccacgctggtcggatcgctctcctggggaagagaggAAGAGACAATCAGCTGACGAAGGAATATTGTGGAGTTTCAGTGagaaagagtggacacagagccaTCAAGAGCGCAGTGAACAGAGGTTATTGGCAACAAAGCGTGAGTAACCGCTGCGGTACTTATCTGTACATAACTTGTATGAAGAGTTGTCCTGGTGTGTGCTTTTTGTGTTtcttgaggtccctggccccactggagaggaaagcgtgggtgagccgcggGTTGACCGGAAGCACGGACGAAGCACCGTTTCACCAGTAAgccagtggccctgtgggaaaaagGAAGTGCAGGTGAGCCAGGGGAGTGATAACCAACACCCTGGGCCTGTGAATATCACACATCTCTCCCTCATTTGTGATCCAGTTGTTGCCCAACCATCCGCTCGAGGTCGCCGTAGTCAGGTGGCAAGGACGATCTAAAATTCACGTGAAAttgtataagagtgctgtgggtgagtttcactgattgatggtgtttacgctttacttgctgtgtgtatgctgtgcgTGTAGCGTTCAAACTGCCGAGCCTCCGACGAGTCACGAGATGACGACATCCGTTGTGGCCTGAGtcctacagagagagagaaaaccaaGCCCTGTGCCCGGGGTGTGACAACGAGAGCTTCGTTTGTACACAGAACAGACAGTGGTAAAACACAGTGAGTAGTATCAAGTGTGTACCGTGCGGATTGTGGGTCGTAACGGTGTGTGTACTGACCTCTTCAACAGAAGCGTGTGGTGAACGGAGCCCCGACGAAAGTTCGCCCCAGCTCGTGACCCCGGTCGTGGAAGAAGGAGGGGGAgtttgggaagcgttcggctccggtCATCGGACCCACTAGTCCCTACGACGCCCGGACAGCCAAACTGGAGGGGTGAAGGAATACGGTACACTGACACTGTAGCGAAATCCACTGtatatagcaactacctacctgaaccagtgaagctctgtgtgggaacgaggatcccccggcactgtgagtagcgtaacctgtgaaataaacctgttctgtgcttatagcaactacctacctgaaaccagtgaagctttgtgtgggaacgaggatcccccggcactgtgagtaacgtaacctgtgaaataaacctgttctgtgctcatagcaactacctacctgaaccagtgaagctctgtgtgggaacgaggatcccccggcactgtgagtaatgcaacctgtgaaataaacctgtgctgtgcttatagcaactacctacctgcatcagtgaagctctgtgtgggaacgaggatcccccagtACTGTGAGTAGCAAAGGAGTACTTACCCTGGTCTGACGGtgtttgattctgcctccaggagaagcggagcgcgccacggattgCTGGGCCAGAGCCCCGGTCCCCAGTCTTTTCCCCAAGTGGCCCGGGAGGCAAAGAAGAGccacattagttttaaatttccctttttcccttcccccttttccctttttaaatatttaataaagtttattttaattatagtaCACtggtctgtctggtcattggggtggtcttgggaacctcctcgaggtggaagaacTGAGAGGGGTGTGACCTTTAGTTtattcgggtccgcccccggccgtgacagtatgatgagatgttgtgttacctcttacagtacaggaatactcttgtagctcctcactgttgattgagtccaggtacagcttgtttaataatgtcaatccatctgttacctgttgtccattcttataccagatgtaagtatATTTCCTATCCAGAGGGCATTTGGTTGAAcagcttaatatcactttttctccatctatcacagGGTCTGGACTGCTTCTCACCCGTGTATCTGAAATTTCATATGACAGAGTTCACATCAACTAATTTTCCAAGTTGGGCCTCATATTTTTGATTAAGCTCAATTGATAAAACATGGTCTAAACCTCAAATCAGTCATGTTAATTTCAGACTCCTACTCGAGCTATAATGCTTCAGTATAATGAGTGCTGGACTACAAAGAGTTTATTATGAGCAGTTACCTGTAACAGTAAGATAGACTCCAGGAGAACCAGAAACTACATCTGATGTGTTAGTGATGACCCTGAACTGATATCTTCCAGTGTCACTCATGCTGGCATTTTTTATTCTCAGTGTGTTTCCCAGATACTCCACACGACCAGAAAACCGATGATTCTCATGCAGATCCAAATGACTGTATTCCAAATGccagtatgttttatttactgtatatccagtgggatgtgagtatgaagagtgaatatctactgttgatcccactaaagcacaaacttctgtagaggtgtaagtcacaccccaacagctactgttagaaagacctgaaagagtcacaaaaaactgctgtaacattcacaatcaattacaaacacactcatactgtatatgaatcaacAAGATAACTGCAAAGTTTGTTcttccattttaatttaaatattttataaatgtcagaCTCACACAAAGATGAAGAGGGTGatgaaaaagacacagagcagaaataactgTCAGTGTTTCCTCTGGATGACACAAATATGCTTTTGCCAATTGTTAAATATTGTCCATTCTTGAACCAGCGGTATCTGTTTTCAGATATTAAAGGGCAGGAGGAATCACAGCTCAGTTTTACTCGCAGTCCTCTAGGTCCAGGATTCATCTTcacctgtaaaactaaataatgaaaaccttacattagatgagaaatgaaaagagtttaactggactgatgagaatgtaaatgtacctgaaactgttagattgactgtgactgagctgagatgtttaactccatccttcataatgaccatgagctgatattctccactgtctcCCTCTATCAGATCTGTTATCATGACATACGAGTAATCTTTAGTGATCTCTTGATTCACTCGTCCCgagtaatctgaatctaaagtcaaatcttcaggttcatctttgtttctccagtttgttctctgtttctgactgaaccagaacccagttttgatgttgatgtttgagtaAGAGCACCTCACTGTCACCCATGCCCCCATCACAGCACAAATATTCTGTTTATTACAGGTTACATTAAAGTTATCCAATGTTAGGAACCCTTGAAGAAGAAACCGTAATGTTAATAATATTTCTAGCTTATCTGTATTTAACTTCATTAAAATGACAGAGCGAGATGAGAGATTCAGACAGTCCTGTAAGGATATTAACTCAGATTCATCAATTTTGTTCTCAAACACAAATCTCTATGTTcagttttaaatatacaaactcACTTTAACATTTTAGAGACTGATCCAAACGGAGAATCCAGCCTTTGGAGTACAGCGATGTAAATTAAATTAGACTAAACTAGTTTAAAATCTGACatacttttaacaaatatataatgaattgaagtatttcagtataacacaaaactgtgtttcataccttgaatgtgtaaGAGCAGgatcagtgatgagagtctgaaGTTCATGATTTCTCTTTGTAGAAACTCACATATACCAgctacaaaacattaaacaagaacttTTCTTATTGCTGATAAAAACACAATGTTAGTTTGACTGTGACACAAAATTCATTCATCTCTTATTCAGATCTGCCTCTTTACAGTAAAATCAGTAACACAACTGTTTTTAACtaacaataattaaaattaaaatattttattttcaagttgcatataataaaacaataaaaacatgcataaaaACACGTTGTTGTGCAGTTCTCTGTCCATGCATTAGTGGTTTTTAGTTGTATGTTTTCACACTTATTAAATGATCTGCTGATCTCAGTTCCTGTCATTGTGAAGAAAAATCTCAGTTCCTGCCAGCACCCTTCTGAGAATAGTGTGTCTATTTCTTGTTTTTtagtaaatgtgagtgagttaAACTTTCAGGAAATGATAATTGTTGACTTCAGCttgtcaaactaaacattatatTGCTGTTTAACAACAGATTTTGACTTCATTTACTTCATGTTTACCTTAGTAGAGGTTATAGCCAGCTTATGAAGTTAGTTTTGAATTgatgttttctttaaattacagagaaaatattatttataaatctcTTACAATAACTTTGTTAAATGCAAGGGACGTGCACAGGTCCTCACGGGCTCCCCTTTAGGGCACAAAAAAACTCAGTATGTATGAGTGGATTTGATTCCCAATTCACTGAAATCATTCTGTTATCAGTCCACTAGAGATTCAATTTGGGTTTTCATTTACTGCTCGCTCCTCACAGTCTctcagttccctttcagtcggtcactacgacgtcacgtcgtgaccgacgaattgggaactcgcttagagagaccaatctgcttcgtatactactaaaacgccaatgaacttggcattgagatatttgcataatgctggcgccgccccgccaggtgcgtatataaggcgcacgtgcaaatagggaaatcagctttttcgcttcgaaagccggctttatctgactgagaagctactatctgctcttctgggaacggttgctgaagtgttctacgatgtctgccgaatccattggacctccttctggtcccgttcacttctgcagcatcagaggggtgtccaattttcctccgaagtggagtcgttccggagatggcggccgtgcccgctcgagcggcggtaacggtagagttggaggtgttaacccctctccgcccgaaccgtaccgcccacgtgattggtatttcggagctgctcgggcctctcggtcctctgctcctgtgcctttcttcccgacggcacgaagagctgacgtggttTGCGGCCATCCGGTCGTTCAGCGTCAGCTTTCACCCCACACCACCCACACCCAAGGAGCCGCAAAGGGCCGGGACCCAccagtggagcggggggttgcgatgcagcggCGTTCCAGGAGGGACCACCccacccttccctcccgtgtttgtagatagtcgtccggttacgggcgctgtccgtcaggcatgcggagaggcggcttcagccctgcacgcaataacgttgctacgggttcaccaaggatttacgagggaggccgcgaccttcagtcgtgcgatgttcacgacagtggttcaagatcgccacctttggctgtgtctggctgacggacgcaggcgagaacaacttcttgaatgctcctgtctcacagaccggcctcttcggcgaggccgtggagtcgtacagctccgctgcgcagactgaggcgatctctgtggtcatgccccggcgaaggagagctgcccctggtaaaaaccaccacgccggttcctcagtctgcctctcgccgtcggcgtcctgcggcgaccacctccgttcccctcttcggaccccatctcggcagcgcgggggaaccggtcgtcagcagctcgccccgcccgcttagccgcttcccgtgagatcgggagtttaagtggccagtaagcgggcgacctggattggcagaggatcactcttcaggagacggtgattcgctccttcccccgatagagggtcgggtggaaaattcttggtttgcatatgttccaccggctgtttagccggtgcccactaaccacacacagagtgcattcctcttccctcttcaggtctccagaggatcgagagagccgtgagcgggcacacaccagctcaccctacctctcctctatcgccagcgggtgttctgaggagtccgagccctccactcaggagaccggaccaccagcaaacccgtcggagtctgcgtcctcagctgaggagaccggacgaccgtttccctcagcgggctcaggtcagtgtcacacacacacacatactgtagatgcttatgctgtcacggcagacgcaccggcagtcccgcctgtcccgcctcgctgccccgccgcgggtacaccggtagtgtcgttaattctcctcgtacggtgcctgggtgcttggcttcagttcccagcccgttttgttgggttttacgcacgatccgcctcggttacgaaatacaattaccggcacaaccccaaaattctcgggctttcgtttcactatagtgaaagtatccgatgcacatgtactgcgtgcataagtcgatgtcctgctggcgaaggattatcgagccggtccctcttaccgagatgttgatatgatgatagggttttccagcctttatctcatagtacccaaaatatgcggtgggttacgatcgatttgatttacgcccggctctacgaaggtggtctttttttggatgataacgccgaggctcgtatttcaatattcagatcggttgcagctttagacctgtaagacgtgtacttttgtgtccatctcccctcgccttagagcgttttttcgctctgcgtcatggggtgggcatattaatattaagtacaccattcgagctgtctctctctctccgtgtctccatgaaagtgctagtcacggcattaaaatatcagagagagagcgttgttcgcattctgctttatttacgttgacttataatagcccgttcttggcagacgtgcgcgaacacaaagagttaatgcttcggcatctcgctcgtttaagtcatcaggtcgactgggaaagagcaactttgccccgtgcagaggatcctttttctcagtatggaattagactcgatcaactaattggcgtgttttacaagagcgcgcaactagtcagttctgacttgcctcggtttaattcgagggaagtacgcggtccctctgatacaatttcagaagctcctggacatatgacagcatgctgcagccgtgacactgctcgagctgcgtcatatgagaccgcttcagcgttggctttacgatcgagtctcgaggagagcgtggtgcaccggcatacattgtgtaaacactacacctgcgtgtcatttaaatttccccgtagtagacccagcatttcagatagcaagatatgcctctgaggggtctcctggcattctgtagcatgcgatgccctaagcacgggattttcagccacgtatgacgggcctgcagtctggggtgtgcatagcaccccaactgccgcgagcggtgcgctgtatatctgggacttgtacgctccgctatggagatgcgagggaaggatgtatttgtcgacaccgataactttgcgactgttgcgttatttaccgttaaggcggttttgcgctctcgtcacctgtcgcatctcgctcgtcatctcctcctttggagtcagaagcatctgaggtcccttcgtgccatttacatcccgggatcgctcaatacagcggtacgcgcttccatgctgcgcccccggcgaatggcgactccacccccagacggtccagctaatttggaagaagttcggttgtgcgtagatagatctgt is a genomic window containing:
- the LOC129453670 gene encoding uncharacterized protein, yielding MNFRLSSLILLLHIQGFLTLDNFNVTCNKQNICAVMGAWVTVRCSYSNINIKTGFWFSQKQRTNWRNKDEPEDLTLDSDYSGRVNQEITKDYSYVMITDLIEGDSGEYQLMVIMKDGVKHLSSVTVNLTVSVLQVKMNPGPRGLRVKLSCDSSCPLISENRYRWFKNGQYLTIGKSIFVSSRGNTDSYFCSVSFSSPSSSLCLSNSSCWGVTYTSTEVCALVGSTVDIHSSYSHPTGYTVNKTYWHLEYSHLDLHENHRFSGRVEYLGNTLRIKNASMSDTGRYQFRVITNTSDVVSGSPGVYLTVTDTRVRSSPDPVIDGEKVILSCSTKCPLDRKYTYIWYKNGQQVTDGLTLLNKLYLDSINSEELQEYSCTVRDPMDKTNT